The following proteins are co-located in the Larus michahellis chromosome 9, bLarMic1.1, whole genome shotgun sequence genome:
- the LOC141748182 gene encoding transmembrane 9 superfamily member 2-like — MRLLTAGLLLVVPLCTAFYLPGLAPVSFCEEGEETEGCKSLIELFVNRLDSVESVLPYEYDAFDFCQDTEEKRPSENLGQVLFGERIASSPYKFTFKKQETCKKVCTRSYDPGNSADKSKLAFLKKGMQLNYQHHWIIDNMPVTWCYDVEDGQKYCNPGFPIGCFVTPDGRVKDACVINSEFNKKNTFYLFNHVDITIMYHSGKDENWPGARLVMARLRPQSYKHTDENNLSCEGPPMEIPGEFTSKLNLIYTYSVTFEEKNNIKWASRWDYILESMPHTNIQWFSIMNSLVIVLFLSGMVAMIILRTLHKDIARYNQMDSSEDAQEEFGWKLVHGDVFRPPRKGMLLSVFLGQGTQIFIMTFITLFLACLGFLSPANRGALMTCAVVLWVLLGTPAGYVSARMYKTFRGEKWKTNVLLTALLCPGIVFADFFIMNLILWVKGSSAAIPFGTLVAILAMWFGISVPLTFVGAYFGFKEKPIEHPVRTNQIPRQIPEQSFFTKPLPGIIMGGILPFGCIFIQLFFILNSIWSHQMYYMFGFLFLVFIILLITCSEATVLLCYFHLCAEDYHWWWRSFLTSSFTAVYLFIYAVHYFFSKLQITGTASTILYFGYTMIMVLIFFLFTGTIGFFACFWFVSKIYSVVKVD, encoded by the exons ttttgactTCTGTCaagatacagaagagaaaagacCATCAGAAAATCTTGGACAAGTGCTGTTTGGGGAGAGAATAGCATCGTCTCCGTATAAG ttcacttttaaaaagcaagaaacatGCAAGAAGGTTTGTACAAGATCATACGACCCAGGAAACAGTGCTGATAAAAGCAAACTGGCTTTTTTGAAGAAAGGAATGCAGTTGAATTATCAGCATCACTG GATTATCGATAACATGCCTGTAACGTGGTGCTATGATGTGGAAGATGGACAAAAGTACTGTAATCCAGGATTTCCAATAGGATGTTTTGTTACTCCAGATGGTAGAGTTAAAGATGCTTGTGTTATAAAT TCCGAGTTTAACAAGAAGAACACTTTCTACCTCTTCAACCACGTTGACATAACAATCATGTACCATAGTGGGAAGGATGAAAACTGGCCTGGTGCAAGACTGGTGATGGCAAGACTGAGACCGCAAAG ctaCAAACATACAGATGAGAACAACTTGAGTTGTGAAGGGCCACCGATGGAGATTCCTGGAGAATTCACCAGTAAACTGAATTTGATCTACACTTACTCTGTGACATTTGAA GAAAAGAATAATATTAAGTGGGCTTCCAGATGGGACTATATTTTGGAGTCCATGCCACATACAAACATCCAGTGGTTTAG TATAATGAATTCCCTCGTAattgttctcttcttatctggcATGGTGGCTATGATCATCCTGAGGACTCTTCATAAAGATATTGCAAGATACAACCAGATGGACTCTTCT GAAGATGCCCAAGAGGAATTTGGCTGGAAGCTGGTTCATGGAGATGTGTTTAGACCCCCAAGGAAGGGAATGTTACTGTCTGTCTTCTTGGGCCAAGGAACGCAAATCTTCATTATGACATTTATTACTTTAT TCCTAGCTtgtcttggttttctttctcctgccaaCCGTGGTGCTTTGATGACCTGTGCGGTTGTATTGTGGGTCTTACTGGGAACTCCAGCTGGTTACGTGTCTGCTAGAATGTACAAAA CATTTAGAGGCGAGAAGTGGAAGACGAATGTTTTGcttacagctctgctttgccctGG AATTGTCTTTGCTGATTTCTTCATTATGAATCTCATTCTGTGGGTGAAAGGATCCTCAGCCGCCATCCCTTTTGGCACCTTGGTTGCTATCCTAGCTATGTGGTTTGGAATTTCAGTCCCACTAACCTTTGTTGGTGCATATTTTGGCTTCAAAGAGAAG CCTATTGAACATCCAGTTCGTACAAACCAGATTCCTCGCCAAATTCCAGAACAGTCCTTTTTCACAAAGCCGTTGCCTGGTATCATAATGGGTGGTATCTTGCCCTTTGGCtgtatttttattcagctttttttcattctgaatagCATTTG gtcTCACCAGATGTATTACATGTTTGGATTCCTGTTCCTAGTTTTTATAATTCTTCTAATTACGTGTTCGGAAGCTACGGTTTTGCTGTGCTACTTCCATCTGTGCGCAGAG GATTATCATTGGTGGTGGCGATCATTCCTGACCAGCAGCTTTACAGCAGTTTATCTCTTTATCTATGCAGTTCATTACTTCTTCTCTAAACTCCAGATAACAGGAACCGCTAGCACCATTTTATACTTCGGTTACACAATGATCAtggtcttgatttttttccttttcacag GGACTATTGGATTTTTTGCCTGCTTCTGGTTTGTAAGTAAGATTTACAGTGTTGTGAAAGTGGACTGA